A single genomic interval of Aureliella helgolandensis harbors:
- a CDS encoding SHD1 domain-containing protein has translation MSTQQQPQTVVIHKSDDTNVLGMAGLIFSTIGWLTCGLLCIPGAALSFLALFSRKPKGLALAGLIVGFPGVLFFAFVGMGLMMGALGLGAAAQQASQRVEQAARQAEQARLNPPPVGAEATGDEATGDEATDDEATDDEATDDEATDDELADLETEQSARDLMPELTPTPEVPALPATQAEADDNVELETADIERAPEPEPTLEPTPAPEPITRVFSDPTGKFSVEAKVVDVKQGWVKLKRMDNSEEVTVQIVKLSQTDQEWLAENYPE, from the coding sequence ATGTCAACTCAGCAACAACCACAAACAGTAGTCATCCATAAATCGGATGACACAAATGTGCTTGGTATGGCAGGCTTGATTTTCTCTACGATCGGTTGGCTGACGTGCGGCCTGCTTTGTATCCCAGGAGCGGCACTAAGCTTCTTAGCACTGTTCTCGCGCAAACCCAAAGGGCTGGCATTGGCAGGGCTAATCGTTGGCTTTCCTGGCGTCCTTTTCTTTGCCTTCGTGGGGATGGGGTTGATGATGGGCGCATTGGGGCTTGGGGCCGCAGCCCAGCAAGCATCCCAACGAGTGGAGCAAGCCGCCCGACAGGCGGAGCAGGCACGATTAAACCCACCCCCCGTCGGTGCCGAAGCGACCGGCGATGAAGCGACCGGCGATGAAGCGACAGACGATGAAGCGACAGACGATGAAGCGACAGACGATGAAGCGACAGACGATGAACTAGCCGATTTAGAGACTGAGCAGAGTGCCCGGGATCTTATGCCAGAGCTCACGCCGACACCGGAGGTGCCAGCACTTCCCGCCACGCAAGCCGAGGCGGATGATAATGTTGAACTCGAAACGGCAGATATTGAGCGAGCTCCCGAACCAGAGCCGACTCTTGAGCCGACACCAGCCCCCGAGCCTATCACACGAGTGTTCAGTGATCCGACGGGGAAATTCAGTGTTGAAGCGAAGGTAGTGGATGTGAAGCAAGGCTGGGTAAAGCTGAAACGCATGGATAACAGCGAAGAAGTAACTGTCCAAATCGTCAAGCTAAGTCAAACCGATCAGGAATGGTTAGCCGAGAACTACCCCGAATAA